From one Corvus cornix cornix isolate S_Up_H32 chromosome 21, ASM73873v5, whole genome shotgun sequence genomic stretch:
- the CAMTA1 gene encoding calmodulin-binding transcription activator 1 isoform X2 encodes MILYNRKKVKYRKDGYCWKKRKDGKTTREDHMKLKVQGVECLYGCYVHSSIIPTFHRRCYWLLQNPDIVLVHYLNVPAIEDCGKPCGPILCSINTDKKEWAKWTKEELIGQLKPMFHGIKWTCSNGNSSSGFSVEQLVQQILDSHQTKPQPRTHNCLCTGTLGAGSSVHHKCNSAKHRIISPKVEPRTGGYSAHSEVQNNDVSEGKNEHSHGKASSREKRNGKVAKPVLLHQNSTEVSSTNQVEVPDTTQNSPVSISSGLNSDPDMADSPAVTGVSSMAVASVMGSLSQSATVFMSEVTSEAVYTMSPTSGPNQHLLSSDAAAQGLVLAVSSDGHKFAFPTTGSSESLSMLPSTVSEELVLSTTLEGNRKIPETTMNFDPDCFLNNPKQGQTYGGGGMKSESINTNIRQSPTTERSFNFNTTLTKEIKTEDTSFEQQMSKEAFSSTSASNTLTLSTGSGLLPSGGGLSPSTTLEQMDFSAIDSNKDYSSSFNQTVQSPHVHQTPSPSFFLQDASKSLPLEQNTHNNLNDTSSSFVNTLGISSVKTEPSSQTTSNCNGTVETRIESTSSLQLMQFQANFQAMTAEAEVPMETSQQAEGNENLLKSGDLQACNTEHYLQPEANGGIRNGNNLPILQGNMVQGLYPVAHPSLNNSSNMELNLDHFDISFSNQFSDLINDFISVEGGSNALYGHQLVSGDNAGLSQPEDSNRATYNQAEMCIPCCSPQQANMQLSSTENGASTMAYMHVAEVVSAAAAQGTLGLLQQSGRLFMVTDYSPEWSYPEGGVKVLITGPWQEASNNYSCLFDQISVPASLIQPGVLRCYCPAHDTGLVTLQVAFNNQIISNSVVFEYKARALPTLPSSQHDWLSLDDNQFRMSILERLEQMERRMAEMTGSQQHKQGVGGGSNGNGNSGTQVQCVSGTGTLGSCFESRVVVVCEKMMSRACWAKSKHLIHSKTFRGMTLLHLAAAQGYATLIQTLIKWRTKHADSIDLELEVDPLNVDHFSCTPLMWACALGHMDAAVVLYKWDRRAISIPDSLGRLPLAIARSRGHVKLAECLEQLQRDEQTQLGQNPRIQCPSSTDSSTDNWVSQWHSELVASQEPQKGVTVISSTNTELRRPRSEPSSYYSSETQKDYPAPKKHKLSPEYFQARQEKLLSTALSLEQPSIRKQNSSSKQSSTETISPSEGLRDYGRELSQHIPEVTGYRGSGSQAGIKWNPKDIYIGVSAVQVAGSQKGTALGKDAVAHRLRQREQMNVLMMADREMVDAELLSYRDNAGDEDCLHHMDELQVNMMTLAEHIIEATPDRIKRENFVPMESLLVERTDSAAMSTTMSWLASYLADVDHLPSAAQIRSLYSEPLTPSSNTSLSPAGSPISEIAFEKPSLPSAADWSEFLSASTSEKVENEFAQLTLSDHEQRELYEAAKLVQTVFRKYKGRPLREQQEVAAAVIQRCYRKYKQLTWIALKYALYKKMTQAAILIQSKFRSYYEQKKFQQSRRAAMLIQQYYRSYKECGKRRQNRRAATIVQQKLRSSLLTKKQDQAARKIMRFLRRCRHRVKELKKAKELEDTQQHPVAM; translated from the exons TTCATGGCATCAAGTGGACATGCAGCAATGGCAACAGCAGTTCAGGGTTCTCAGTGGAACAGCTCGTGCAGCAGATCCTCGATAGCCACCAGACCAAGCCCCAGCCTCGAACACACAACTGTCTCTGCACTGGTACCTTGG GGGCAGGAAGCAGTGTGCATCACAAGTGTAACAGTGCCAAACACCGCATCATATCACCAAAGGTTGAACCAAGGACAGGTGGGTACAGCGCTCATTCAGAGGTACAAAATAACGATGTCTCTGAAGGCAAGAACGAGCACAGTCATGGCAAGGCCTCCAGCCGAGAGAAGAGGAACGGCAAAGTGGCGAAACCAGTGTTGCTCCATCAAAACAGCACTGAGGTTTCTTCCACCAACCAGGTGGAGGTCCCTGACACGACCCAGAATTCTCCTGTGTCCATCAGCAGTGGGTTAAACAGTGACCCAGATATGGCAGATAGCCCAGCTGTCACTGGTGTGTCCAGTATGGCTGTAGCATCAGTTATGGGAAGTTTGTCACAAAGTGCCACCGTATTTATGTCAGAAGTCACCAGTGAAGCTGTGTACACCATGTCACCCACCTCTGGCCCAAATCAACACCTTCTGTCCTCAGATGCAGCTGCACAAGGACTGGTACTTGCTGTGAGTTCAGATGGACACAAATTTGCTTTTCCAACAACTGGCAGTTCAGAGAGCTTGTCAATGCTACCCAGCACTGTCTCCGAGGAACTTGTGCTCTCCACAACTttagaaggaaatagaaaaattccAGAAACCACCATGAATTTTGACCCAGACTGTTTTCTTAACAATCCCAAGCAAGGGCAGACTTATGGTGGAGGAGGTATGAAAAGTGAAAGCATCAATACCAACATAAGGCAGTCACCCACAACAGAACGTAGCTTCAACTTCAATACAACCctcacaaaagaaattaaaaccgAGGACACATCTTTCGAACAACAGATGTCCAAAGAAGCATTTTCCTCCACTTCTGCATCTAACACTCTCACACTCAGTACTGGTTCAGGTTTACTTCCATCTGGAGGAGGTCTGAGCCCAAGTACCACCCTGGAGCAGATGGACTTCAGTGCCATTGACTCCAACAAAGACTATTCTTCCAGCTTCAATCAGACCGTCCAGAGCCCTCACGTCCATCAGACCCCTTCCCCCAGCTTCTTTCTGCAGGATGCCAGCAAATCTCTTCCCCTTGAGCAAAACACTCACAACAATTTGAATGACACAAGTAGCTCATTTGTGAACACGTTAGGAATCTCCAGTGTGAAAACAGAGCCCTCGTCCCAAACCACTTCCAACTGTAATGGCACAGTGGAAACCAGAATAGAGTCCACCTCTTCTCTCCAGCTCATGCAGTTCCAAGCAAACTTCCAGGCTATGACTGCAGAAGCTGAAGTTCCCATGGAGACCTCCCAGcaggcagaaggaaatgaaaatctaCTTAAATCAGGGGATCTTCAAGCCTGCAACACAGAACACTACTTGCAGCCTGAGGCCAACGGGGGTATCAGGAATGGGAACAACCTCCCTATTCTCCAAGGAAACATGGTACAAGGACTCTATCCTGTGGCCCATCCTAGCTTAAATAACTCCTCCAACATGGAGCTTAACTTAGACCACTTTGACATCTCCTTCAGCAACCAGTTTTCTGATCTAATTAATGATTTCATATCAGTAGAAGGTGGGAGCAATGCTCTGTATGGACACCAGCTGGTGTCAGGTGACAATGCTGGACTGTCTCAGCCTGAAGACAGTAATAGAGCGACGTACAACCAGGCTGAAATGTGCATTCCTTGCTGCAGCCCTCAGCAAGCCAAcatgcagctcagcagcacgGAGAACGGAGCCAGCACCATGGCATACATGCACGTGGCTGAGGTGGTCTCGGCAGCTGCGGCACAAGGCACTTTGGGGTTACTGCAGCAGAGTGGGCGCTTGTTCATGGTGACAGATTATTCGCCAGAATGGTCTTACCCTGAG gGAGGAGTAAAAGTCCTGATTACCGGCCCGTGGCAGGAAGCCAGCAATAATTACAGCTGTCTGTTTGATCAGATCTCAGTGCCTGCATCTTTAATTCAGCCAGGGGTACTGCGCTGCTACTGCCCAG CTCATGACACTGGGCTTGTGACTTTGCAAGTTGCCTTCAACAATCAGATCATCTCCAATTCTGTGGTATTTGAATATaaagccagagctctgccaaccctgccttcctcccagcATGACTGGCTGTCCTTGGACG ATAACCAGTTCAGGATGTCCATATTGGAACGACTTGAGCAGATGGAGAGGAGAATGGCTGAAATGACAGGCTCCCAGCAACACAAACAAGGAGTAGGAGGCGGGAGCAATGGGAATGGGAACAGTGGAACACAGGTGCAG TGCGTTTCTGGGACTGGGACCCTGGGCAGCTGCTTTGAGAGCCGCGTGGTGGTGGTGTGCGAGAAGATGATGAGTCGTGCATGCTGGGCAAAGTCCAAACACTTGATCCATTCAAAGACCTTCCGAGGAATGACACTGCTCCATCTAGCCGCTGCCCAGGGCTATGCTACTCTCATCCAGACCCTCATCAAATGGCG CACCAAACACGCAGACAGCATTGATCTGGAGCTGGAAGTTGACCCTTTGAATGTGGATCATTTCTCCTGCACTCCTCTG ATGTGGGCATGTGCCCTGGGCCACATGGATGCAGCTGTTGTGCTGTACAAGTGGGACCGCCGAGCCATCTCCATTCCTGACTCCCTCGGGAGACTGCCACTGGCCATTGCTCGGTCTCGGGGCCACGTGAAGTTGGCGGAGTGCTTGGAGCAGCTACAGCGAGATGAGCAAACTCAGCTCGGGCAAAACCCCAGGATTCAGTGCCCCTCCAGCACAGACTCCAGCACAGACAACTGGGTGTCCCAATGGCACAGTGAGCTTGTTGCTTCTCAGGAGCCTCAGAAGGGAGTCACAGTGATTTCCAGTACAAACACAG AGCTGAGGCGGCCAAGATCAGAACCTTCCAGCTATTACAGCAGTGAGACTCAGAAAGATTACCCTGCACCCAAAAAGCATAAGCTGAGCCCTGAGTATTTTCAAGCCCGGCAAGAGAAGCTGCTTTCCACTGCACTGAGCCTGGAACAGCCAAGCATTAGGAAGCAGAACTCCAGCTCCAAGCAATCCTCCACTGAGACAATCAGCCCCAGTGAAGGGCTGAGGGACTATGGCCGGGAGctctcccagcacatcccagaaGTTACTGGGTACCGGGGCTCTGGCAGCCAAGCAGGCATCAAATGGAACCCAAAAGACATTTATATTGGTGTGTCTGCAGTGCAGGTGGCAGGGAGCCAGAagggcactgccctggggaagGACGCTGTGGCCCATCGGCTGCGCCAGCGGGAGCAGATGAATGTGTTGATGATGGCCGACAGGGAGATGGTGGATGCAGAACTCTTGTCCTACAGGGACAACGCAGGGGATGAGGACTGTTTACACCACATGGATGAACTGCAG GTGAACATGATGACACTTGCAGAGCACATTATTGAAGCTACGCCTGACAGGATCAAGCGGGAGAATTTTGTGCCAATGGAATCACTGCTGGTGGAGAGGACAGACAGTGCTGCCATGAGCACCACCATGAGCTGGCTGGCCAGTTACCTTGCTGATGTCGATCACTTGCCCAGTGCTGCACAGATCAG AAGTCTGTATAGTGAACCCCTGACCCCTTCTTCGAACACCAGCTTGAGCCCTGCAGGCTCACCAATCAGTGAAATAGCTTTTGAGAAACCCAGCCTTCCCTCGGCAGCAGACTGGTCCGAATTTCTGAGTGCATCCACCAGCGAGAAGGTAGAAAATGAGTTTGCACAGTTAACTCTGTCTGATCATGAGCAGAGAGAACTCTATGAAGCTGCCAAACTCGTCCAGACAGTATTCAGGAAATACAAG GGTCGTCCTCTCCGGGAACAGCAGGAGGTGGCCGCTGCTGTTATTCAGCGTTGCTACCGAAAGTACAAACAG CTTACTTGGATAGCCTTGAAG TATGCACTTTATAAAAAGATGACGCAAGCTGCCATTCTTATCCAGAGCAAATTCCGAAGTTATTATGAGCAGAAAAAATTCCAGCAGAGCCGACGAGCCGCGATGCTGATCCAGCAGTACTATCGCAGCTACAAAGAGTGTGGCAAGAGGAGGCAAAACCGTCGGGCGGCCACCATCGTACAACAGAAACTCAG aAGCAGTCTGCTTACCAAGAAGCAGGATCAAGCTGCTCGCAAGATTATGCGGTTTTTACGACGCTGCCGCCACAG
- the CAMTA1 gene encoding calmodulin-binding transcription activator 1 isoform X3, which produces MILYNRKKVKYRKDGYCWKKRKDGKTTREDHMKLKVQGVECLYGCYVHSSIIPTFHRRCYWLLQNPDIVLVHYLNVPAIEDCGKPCGPILCSINTDKKEWAKWTKEELIGQLKPMFHGIKWTCSNGNSSSGFSVEQLVQQILDSHQTKPQPRTHNCLCTGTLGAGSSVHHKCNSAKHRIISPKVEPRTGGYSAHSEVQNNDVSEGKNEHSHGKASSREKRNGKVAKPVLLHQNSTEVSSTNQVEVPDTTQNSPVSISSGLNSDPDMADSPAVTGVSSMAVASVMGSLSQSATVFMSEVTSEAVYTMSPTSGPNQHLLSSDAAAQGLVLAVSSDGHKFAFPTTGSSESLSMLPSTVSEELVLSTTLEGNRKIPETTMNFDPDCFLNNPKQGQTYGGGGMKSESINTNIRQSPTTERSFNFNTTLTKEIKTEDTSFEQQMSKEAFSSTSASNTLTLSTGSGLLPSGGGLSPSTTLEQMDFSAIDSNKDYSSSFNQTVQSPHVHQTPSPSFFLQDASKSLPLEQNTHNNLNDTSSSFVNTLGISSVKTEPSSQTTSNCNGTVETRIESTSSLQLMQFQANFQAMTAEAEVPMETSQQAEGNENLLKSGDLQACNTEHYLQPEANGGIRNGNNLPILQGNMVQGLYPVAHPSLNNSSNMELNLDHFDISFSNQFSDLINDFISVEGGSNALYGHQLVSGDNAGLSQPEDSNRATYNQAEMCIPCCSPQQANMQLSSTENGASTMAYMHVAEVVSAAAAQGTLGLLQQSGRLFMVTDYSPEWSYPEGGVKVLITGPWQEASNNYSCLFDQISVPASLIQPGVLRCYCPAHDTGLVTLQVAFNNQIISNSVVFEYKARALPTLPSSQHDWLSLDDNQFRMSILERLEQMERRMAEMTGSQQHKQGVGGGSNGNGNSGTQVQCVSGTGTLGSCFESRVVVVCEKMMSRACWAKSKHLIHSKTFRGMTLLHLAAAQGYATLIQTLIKWRTKHADSIDLELEVDPLNVDHFSCTPLMWACALGHMDAAVVLYKWDRRAISIPDSLGRLPLAIARSRGHVKLAECLEQLQRDEQTQLGQNPRIQCPSSTDSSTDNWVSQWHSELVASQEPQKGVTVISSTNTELRRPRSEPSSYYSSETQKDYPAPKKHKLSPEYFQARQEKLLSTALSLEQPSIRKQNSSSKQSSTETISPSEGLRDYGRELSQHIPEVTGYRGSGSQAGIKWNPKDIYIGVSAVQVAGSQKGTALGKDAVAHRLRQREQMNVLMMADREMVDAELLSYRDNAGDEDCLHHMDELQVNMMTLAEHIIEATPDRIKRENFVPMESLLVERTDSAAMSTTMSWLASYLADVDHLPSAAQIRSLYSEPLTPSSNTSLSPAGSPISEIAFEKPSLPSAADWSEFLSASTSEKVENEFAQLTLSDHEQRELYEAAKLVQTVFRKYKGRPLREQQEVAAAVIQRCYRKYKQYALYKKMTQAAILIQSKFRSYYEQKKFQQSRRAAMLIQQYYRSYKECGKRRQNRRAATIVQQKLRSSLLTKKQDQAARKIMRFLRRCRHRVKELKKAKELEDTQQHPVAM; this is translated from the exons TTCATGGCATCAAGTGGACATGCAGCAATGGCAACAGCAGTTCAGGGTTCTCAGTGGAACAGCTCGTGCAGCAGATCCTCGATAGCCACCAGACCAAGCCCCAGCCTCGAACACACAACTGTCTCTGCACTGGTACCTTGG GGGCAGGAAGCAGTGTGCATCACAAGTGTAACAGTGCCAAACACCGCATCATATCACCAAAGGTTGAACCAAGGACAGGTGGGTACAGCGCTCATTCAGAGGTACAAAATAACGATGTCTCTGAAGGCAAGAACGAGCACAGTCATGGCAAGGCCTCCAGCCGAGAGAAGAGGAACGGCAAAGTGGCGAAACCAGTGTTGCTCCATCAAAACAGCACTGAGGTTTCTTCCACCAACCAGGTGGAGGTCCCTGACACGACCCAGAATTCTCCTGTGTCCATCAGCAGTGGGTTAAACAGTGACCCAGATATGGCAGATAGCCCAGCTGTCACTGGTGTGTCCAGTATGGCTGTAGCATCAGTTATGGGAAGTTTGTCACAAAGTGCCACCGTATTTATGTCAGAAGTCACCAGTGAAGCTGTGTACACCATGTCACCCACCTCTGGCCCAAATCAACACCTTCTGTCCTCAGATGCAGCTGCACAAGGACTGGTACTTGCTGTGAGTTCAGATGGACACAAATTTGCTTTTCCAACAACTGGCAGTTCAGAGAGCTTGTCAATGCTACCCAGCACTGTCTCCGAGGAACTTGTGCTCTCCACAACTttagaaggaaatagaaaaattccAGAAACCACCATGAATTTTGACCCAGACTGTTTTCTTAACAATCCCAAGCAAGGGCAGACTTATGGTGGAGGAGGTATGAAAAGTGAAAGCATCAATACCAACATAAGGCAGTCACCCACAACAGAACGTAGCTTCAACTTCAATACAACCctcacaaaagaaattaaaaccgAGGACACATCTTTCGAACAACAGATGTCCAAAGAAGCATTTTCCTCCACTTCTGCATCTAACACTCTCACACTCAGTACTGGTTCAGGTTTACTTCCATCTGGAGGAGGTCTGAGCCCAAGTACCACCCTGGAGCAGATGGACTTCAGTGCCATTGACTCCAACAAAGACTATTCTTCCAGCTTCAATCAGACCGTCCAGAGCCCTCACGTCCATCAGACCCCTTCCCCCAGCTTCTTTCTGCAGGATGCCAGCAAATCTCTTCCCCTTGAGCAAAACACTCACAACAATTTGAATGACACAAGTAGCTCATTTGTGAACACGTTAGGAATCTCCAGTGTGAAAACAGAGCCCTCGTCCCAAACCACTTCCAACTGTAATGGCACAGTGGAAACCAGAATAGAGTCCACCTCTTCTCTCCAGCTCATGCAGTTCCAAGCAAACTTCCAGGCTATGACTGCAGAAGCTGAAGTTCCCATGGAGACCTCCCAGcaggcagaaggaaatgaaaatctaCTTAAATCAGGGGATCTTCAAGCCTGCAACACAGAACACTACTTGCAGCCTGAGGCCAACGGGGGTATCAGGAATGGGAACAACCTCCCTATTCTCCAAGGAAACATGGTACAAGGACTCTATCCTGTGGCCCATCCTAGCTTAAATAACTCCTCCAACATGGAGCTTAACTTAGACCACTTTGACATCTCCTTCAGCAACCAGTTTTCTGATCTAATTAATGATTTCATATCAGTAGAAGGTGGGAGCAATGCTCTGTATGGACACCAGCTGGTGTCAGGTGACAATGCTGGACTGTCTCAGCCTGAAGACAGTAATAGAGCGACGTACAACCAGGCTGAAATGTGCATTCCTTGCTGCAGCCCTCAGCAAGCCAAcatgcagctcagcagcacgGAGAACGGAGCCAGCACCATGGCATACATGCACGTGGCTGAGGTGGTCTCGGCAGCTGCGGCACAAGGCACTTTGGGGTTACTGCAGCAGAGTGGGCGCTTGTTCATGGTGACAGATTATTCGCCAGAATGGTCTTACCCTGAG gGAGGAGTAAAAGTCCTGATTACCGGCCCGTGGCAGGAAGCCAGCAATAATTACAGCTGTCTGTTTGATCAGATCTCAGTGCCTGCATCTTTAATTCAGCCAGGGGTACTGCGCTGCTACTGCCCAG CTCATGACACTGGGCTTGTGACTTTGCAAGTTGCCTTCAACAATCAGATCATCTCCAATTCTGTGGTATTTGAATATaaagccagagctctgccaaccctgccttcctcccagcATGACTGGCTGTCCTTGGACG ATAACCAGTTCAGGATGTCCATATTGGAACGACTTGAGCAGATGGAGAGGAGAATGGCTGAAATGACAGGCTCCCAGCAACACAAACAAGGAGTAGGAGGCGGGAGCAATGGGAATGGGAACAGTGGAACACAGGTGCAG TGCGTTTCTGGGACTGGGACCCTGGGCAGCTGCTTTGAGAGCCGCGTGGTGGTGGTGTGCGAGAAGATGATGAGTCGTGCATGCTGGGCAAAGTCCAAACACTTGATCCATTCAAAGACCTTCCGAGGAATGACACTGCTCCATCTAGCCGCTGCCCAGGGCTATGCTACTCTCATCCAGACCCTCATCAAATGGCG CACCAAACACGCAGACAGCATTGATCTGGAGCTGGAAGTTGACCCTTTGAATGTGGATCATTTCTCCTGCACTCCTCTG ATGTGGGCATGTGCCCTGGGCCACATGGATGCAGCTGTTGTGCTGTACAAGTGGGACCGCCGAGCCATCTCCATTCCTGACTCCCTCGGGAGACTGCCACTGGCCATTGCTCGGTCTCGGGGCCACGTGAAGTTGGCGGAGTGCTTGGAGCAGCTACAGCGAGATGAGCAAACTCAGCTCGGGCAAAACCCCAGGATTCAGTGCCCCTCCAGCACAGACTCCAGCACAGACAACTGGGTGTCCCAATGGCACAGTGAGCTTGTTGCTTCTCAGGAGCCTCAGAAGGGAGTCACAGTGATTTCCAGTACAAACACAG AGCTGAGGCGGCCAAGATCAGAACCTTCCAGCTATTACAGCAGTGAGACTCAGAAAGATTACCCTGCACCCAAAAAGCATAAGCTGAGCCCTGAGTATTTTCAAGCCCGGCAAGAGAAGCTGCTTTCCACTGCACTGAGCCTGGAACAGCCAAGCATTAGGAAGCAGAACTCCAGCTCCAAGCAATCCTCCACTGAGACAATCAGCCCCAGTGAAGGGCTGAGGGACTATGGCCGGGAGctctcccagcacatcccagaaGTTACTGGGTACCGGGGCTCTGGCAGCCAAGCAGGCATCAAATGGAACCCAAAAGACATTTATATTGGTGTGTCTGCAGTGCAGGTGGCAGGGAGCCAGAagggcactgccctggggaagGACGCTGTGGCCCATCGGCTGCGCCAGCGGGAGCAGATGAATGTGTTGATGATGGCCGACAGGGAGATGGTGGATGCAGAACTCTTGTCCTACAGGGACAACGCAGGGGATGAGGACTGTTTACACCACATGGATGAACTGCAG GTGAACATGATGACACTTGCAGAGCACATTATTGAAGCTACGCCTGACAGGATCAAGCGGGAGAATTTTGTGCCAATGGAATCACTGCTGGTGGAGAGGACAGACAGTGCTGCCATGAGCACCACCATGAGCTGGCTGGCCAGTTACCTTGCTGATGTCGATCACTTGCCCAGTGCTGCACAGATCAG AAGTCTGTATAGTGAACCCCTGACCCCTTCTTCGAACACCAGCTTGAGCCCTGCAGGCTCACCAATCAGTGAAATAGCTTTTGAGAAACCCAGCCTTCCCTCGGCAGCAGACTGGTCCGAATTTCTGAGTGCATCCACCAGCGAGAAGGTAGAAAATGAGTTTGCACAGTTAACTCTGTCTGATCATGAGCAGAGAGAACTCTATGAAGCTGCCAAACTCGTCCAGACAGTATTCAGGAAATACAAG GGTCGTCCTCTCCGGGAACAGCAGGAGGTGGCCGCTGCTGTTATTCAGCGTTGCTACCGAAAGTACAAACAG TATGCACTTTATAAAAAGATGACGCAAGCTGCCATTCTTATCCAGAGCAAATTCCGAAGTTATTATGAGCAGAAAAAATTCCAGCAGAGCCGACGAGCCGCGATGCTGATCCAGCAGTACTATCGCAGCTACAAAGAGTGTGGCAAGAGGAGGCAAAACCGTCGGGCGGCCACCATCGTACAACAGAAACTCAG aAGCAGTCTGCTTACCAAGAAGCAGGATCAAGCTGCTCGCAAGATTATGCGGTTTTTACGACGCTGCCGCCACAG